One window from the genome of Thermococcus siculi encodes:
- the lysS gene encoding lysine--tRNA ligase, producing the protein MVHWADYMAEKIIRERGDKEEYVVESGITPSGYVHIGNFREFFTAYIVGHALRDRGKKVRHIHMWDDYDRFRKVPKNVPPEWREHLTKPVREVPDPWGCHDSYAEHFMSLFEEEVSKLGIEVDFLHAYELYKSGEYAEEVKLALAKKDEIKAILDEFRDRAKQPHLEDSWQPVMVYCPHCRKEAEFVSWDGEWKVHYKCPHCGAEGETDIREGNVKLRWRVDWPMRWAHFKVDFEPAGKDHLAAGSSYDTGREIVEKVFGWKAPLTLMYEFVGIKGQKGKMSGSKGNVILLSDLFEVLEPGIIRFIYAKARPNKELKIDLGLGLLNLYDEFDKVERIYFGLEKAKNPEEEEELKRTYELSMPKLPDRLIAQAPFRFLVTLVQMPHLDEEGIIRILQEQGHVSEKLTEEDIERIRLRIRLAKNWVEKYAPEDVKFSLLEKPPEIELEPEVREAMLEVAEWLETHEKFTVDELNNVIFDAAKKRGIPSKKWFKALYNVFIGKDRGPRLAPFLASLEKEFVVRRLRMEA; encoded by the coding sequence ATGGTTCACTGGGCGGACTACATGGCCGAGAAGATAATCAGGGAAAGGGGCGACAAGGAGGAGTACGTCGTCGAGAGCGGGATAACCCCGAGCGGTTACGTTCACATAGGCAACTTCCGCGAGTTTTTTACTGCCTACATCGTTGGGCATGCCCTGAGGGACAGGGGCAAGAAGGTTCGCCACATCCACATGTGGGACGACTACGACAGGTTTAGGAAAGTGCCGAAGAACGTCCCGCCTGAGTGGAGGGAGCACCTCACGAAGCCCGTTCGCGAGGTTCCCGATCCCTGGGGCTGCCACGACAGCTACGCCGAGCACTTCATGAGCCTCTTTGAGGAGGAGGTCTCAAAGCTAGGCATCGAGGTTGACTTCCTCCACGCCTACGAGCTGTACAAGAGCGGTGAGTACGCGGAGGAGGTTAAGCTGGCTCTCGCGAAGAAGGACGAGATAAAGGCCATTCTCGACGAATTCCGCGACAGGGCCAAGCAGCCGCACCTTGAGGATTCCTGGCAGCCGGTGATGGTTTACTGCCCCCACTGCAGGAAGGAGGCGGAGTTTGTCTCCTGGGACGGCGAATGGAAAGTCCACTATAAGTGTCCGCACTGCGGCGCTGAGGGCGAGACGGACATAAGGGAAGGCAACGTGAAACTTAGATGGCGCGTTGACTGGCCAATGAGGTGGGCGCACTTTAAGGTTGACTTCGAGCCGGCTGGAAAGGACCACCTTGCCGCTGGAAGCTCCTACGACACCGGAAGGGAGATAGTTGAGAAGGTCTTCGGCTGGAAGGCGCCGCTCACGCTCATGTACGAGTTCGTCGGCATAAAGGGCCAGAAGGGCAAGATGTCTGGAAGCAAGGGCAACGTTATCCTCCTGAGCGATCTATTCGAGGTTCTTGAGCCCGGGATAATCCGCTTCATCTATGCCAAGGCTAGGCCGAACAAGGAGCTTAAGATCGACCTCGGCCTCGGCCTGCTCAACCTCTACGACGAGTTCGACAAGGTTGAGCGCATCTACTTCGGCCTTGAGAAGGCGAAGAATCCGGAGGAAGAGGAAGAACTCAAGAGAACCTACGAACTGTCAATGCCAAAGCTGCCCGATAGGCTGATCGCACAGGCACCCTTCAGGTTCCTGGTTACGCTCGTCCAGATGCCCCACCTCGATGAGGAGGGGATAATACGGATTCTTCAGGAGCAGGGCCACGTTTCGGAGAAGCTAACCGAAGAAGACATTGAGAGGATAAGGCTCCGCATAAGGCTCGCCAAGAACTGGGTTGAGAAGTACGCGCCGGAGGACGTTAAGTTCAGCCTGCTTGAAAAGCCCCCTGAAATTGAACTTGAACCAGAGGTTAGAGAGGCTATGCTTGAAGTTGCCGAGTGGCTGGAAACCCACGAGAAGTTCACCGTTGACGAGCTGAACAACGTCATCTTCGACGCCGCCAAGAAGCGCGGAATCCCAAGCAAGAAGTGGTTCAAGGCCCTCTACAACGTCTTCATCGGCAAGGACCGCGGCCCGAGGCTCGCACCTTTCCTGGCCTCTCTGGAGAAGGAGTTCGTGGTAAGGCGCCTCCGTATGGAGGCATGA
- the guaD gene encoding guanine deaminase, with product MRTYRARILSFENPSSPSEYRYMSVNDEGHIVALSREKPAITGELVDYSEYLILPGFIDTHIHLPQLHERARISGSLLEWLERYIFPAEGRVADPNFAREVNEEFFSLLLRNGTTTAVVFSSSHREATEIAFEEAMKSGIRAVIGQVLMDMNGPGELLTTPERAVEDIKAVASRWHGFDGRLFYAVTPRFAVSCTMELMRASAEVAREMNLYVQTHLSEQVGEIEEVLRLFPDAESYTDVYLRAGLLGERTIVAHAIHLSDRERKMLADTGTKVAHCPSSNFFLHSGVMDLKAQEKAGLTVSLGSDVGAGPFLSMLEVMRDAYYANPMGPFKAFHLLTMGGARALGMEDRIGSLEAGKEADFVVIDPEPLAGTGGELEVLLSRLMILGDERNVTARYVRGRKLWPS from the coding sequence ATGAGGACCTATCGGGCGAGGATTCTGAGCTTTGAAAACCCATCTTCTCCCTCCGAATACAGATACATGTCAGTGAACGATGAAGGACACATCGTGGCTCTCTCAAGGGAGAAGCCCGCTATTACTGGTGAACTGGTCGATTACTCCGAGTATCTGATACTTCCGGGCTTCATTGACACCCACATCCACCTTCCCCAGCTCCACGAGAGGGCAAGGATAAGCGGCTCCCTCCTGGAGTGGCTTGAGAGGTACATTTTTCCCGCCGAGGGGAGGGTTGCAGACCCGAACTTCGCCCGGGAAGTTAACGAGGAGTTCTTCAGCCTCCTCCTCAGGAACGGGACAACCACCGCGGTGGTCTTTTCCTCCTCCCACAGGGAGGCAACGGAGATAGCCTTTGAGGAAGCTATGAAGAGCGGAATCCGCGCCGTTATCGGTCAGGTTCTCATGGACATGAACGGTCCGGGGGAGCTACTCACGACGCCTGAGAGGGCTGTTGAGGACATCAAAGCCGTTGCATCGAGGTGGCACGGCTTTGACGGCAGGCTCTTCTACGCCGTAACGCCGCGCTTTGCGGTGAGCTGTACGATGGAGCTTATGAGGGCATCCGCTGAGGTTGCCCGTGAGATGAACCTCTACGTCCAGACACACCTGTCGGAGCAGGTTGGTGAAATCGAGGAAGTCCTGAGGCTTTTTCCGGACGCGGAGTCCTACACGGACGTTTACCTCAGGGCGGGTCTTCTCGGCGAGAGGACGATAGTGGCGCACGCCATCCATCTGAGCGACCGCGAGAGGAAGATGCTCGCGGATACAGGGACGAAGGTGGCCCACTGCCCATCCTCCAACTTCTTCCTCCACAGCGGTGTTATGGATCTTAAAGCCCAGGAGAAGGCCGGATTAACGGTCTCCCTCGGTTCAGACGTCGGGGCTGGCCCTTTCCTCTCGATGCTCGAGGTGATGAGGGATGCGTACTACGCCAACCCAATGGGTCCCTTCAAGGCATTCCACCTGCTCACCATGGGCGGTGCGAGGGCGCTGGGGATGGAAGACAGGATAGGAAGCCTTGAAGCCGGAAAGGAGGCTGACTTTGTCGTCATCGACCCCGAGCCGCTGGCGGGAACCGGGGGCGAGCTTGAAGTCCTTCTCTCAAGGCTTATGATACTGGGAGACGAGCGGAACGTAACGGCGAGGTACGTGCGCGGGAGGAAGCTGTGGCCTTCCTAA
- a CDS encoding indolepyruvate oxidoreductase subunit beta, whose product MEFNLIITGVGGQGGLTLSRIVGNAAMHEGYNVRIGETLGMSQRYGSVLSYLRFGEEVYSPLIEEGEADLMLALEPAEALRNARFLGKDSHAIINAYPIHTATTLVGKERYPELDEIREAIGKICPVHMLNFQREADKINPRTLGVLMLGYAFGKGLVPLKKESLYEGIRTTLRERFWEVNFRALERGIELARE is encoded by the coding sequence GTGGAGTTCAACCTCATAATAACCGGTGTCGGCGGTCAGGGTGGATTAACCCTCTCGAGAATAGTCGGAAACGCGGCCATGCACGAGGGCTACAACGTTAGAATAGGCGAGACCCTCGGGATGAGCCAGCGCTACGGAAGCGTTCTGAGCTACCTTCGCTTCGGGGAGGAGGTTTACTCACCCCTCATCGAGGAGGGAGAGGCCGACCTAATGCTCGCCCTCGAACCCGCTGAGGCTTTGAGGAACGCGCGCTTCCTTGGAAAGGACAGTCACGCGATAATAAACGCCTACCCGATTCACACCGCTACCACCCTAGTGGGCAAGGAGCGCTATCCAGAGCTGGACGAGATAAGGGAAGCGATAGGCAAAATCTGCCCCGTCCATATGCTCAACTTCCAGAGGGAGGCGGATAAAATTAATCCAAGAACGCTCGGCGTCCTGATGCTCGGCTACGCCTTCGGAAAGGGACTCGTCCCTCTCAAAAAGGAGAGCCTCTATGAGGGCATCAGAACGACCCTCCGCGAGAGGTTCTGGGAGGTAAACTTCAGGGCCCTTGAGAGAGGGATTGAGCTGGCTCGGGAATGA
- a CDS encoding MFS transporter, which produces MLQDYGRDAKILIAANAAGQLFLQFSVFIMPFYLKALGYGMSAMGTFFSIQTFTGGLFFLLAGQISLKLGYRKTLLLSALLGLTGRVLQVLALNTYVLMIGFLLVGANMGLRQPNFSALLSEEVGDEKRHHAFSISFGLGTIFNALGVLIAGFAPEFFMSLGLTEGIAYRLVISLALLQFALVIPALLLISDVPVKNPRINWNRGLVIKILKFSLPSALIGFGAGITIPYMSLYFNLRFGQTLAAISGIFFFQQLAMGLGSFGLPKLVYRIGPVKVITSFQSTAAFLFAIFPSIETFLLAAFLYVLRSILMNIVWPINDSFMMGFFSTEEKATAAGIRRAFSTFMRGGGNYVGGILFGTSLSYPFYATAVLYVVATVIFYAFFRKYNR; this is translated from the coding sequence ATGCTCCAGGATTACGGCAGGGACGCGAAGATACTCATCGCTGCGAACGCGGCCGGTCAGCTCTTCCTCCAGTTCTCGGTCTTCATAATGCCCTTCTACCTGAAGGCCCTCGGCTACGGAATGTCCGCTATGGGGACCTTCTTCTCCATCCAGACGTTCACAGGAGGGCTGTTCTTTCTCCTCGCGGGCCAGATCTCCCTGAAACTTGGCTACAGGAAGACTCTCCTCCTGAGCGCACTTCTCGGCCTAACGGGCAGGGTTCTGCAGGTTCTCGCGCTCAACACCTACGTCCTGATGATCGGCTTCCTTCTGGTTGGAGCCAACATGGGGCTGAGACAGCCGAACTTCTCGGCGCTCCTAAGCGAGGAGGTGGGAGACGAGAAGAGGCACCACGCCTTCTCGATAAGCTTTGGGCTGGGAACCATATTCAACGCGCTTGGTGTTCTGATAGCGGGCTTCGCGCCCGAGTTCTTCATGAGTCTTGGATTAACTGAAGGAATAGCGTACAGGCTGGTTATTTCCCTCGCCCTCCTGCAGTTCGCCCTCGTCATTCCGGCGCTTCTGCTGATAAGCGACGTCCCCGTGAAGAACCCTCGCATAAACTGGAACCGCGGGCTCGTCATCAAAATACTCAAGTTCTCGCTTCCGAGCGCGCTCATAGGCTTCGGAGCGGGGATAACGATACCTTACATGAGCCTCTACTTCAACCTGCGCTTCGGCCAGACGCTCGCGGCCATAAGCGGCATATTCTTCTTCCAGCAGCTGGCCATGGGGCTCGGTTCGTTTGGATTACCGAAACTGGTTTACCGGATAGGGCCGGTTAAGGTGATAACTTCATTCCAGAGCACGGCAGCGTTCCTCTTCGCGATATTTCCCTCAATAGAGACATTTCTCCTCGCGGCGTTCCTCTACGTGCTCCGCTCGATACTGATGAACATAGTCTGGCCCATAAACGACTCCTTCATGATGGGCTTCTTCTCGACGGAAGAAAAAGCCACAGCCGCTGGGATAAGGAGAGCATTCTCGACGTTCATGCGCGGCGGGGGAAACTACGTCGGCGGGATACTCTTCGGAACCTCGCTGAGCTATCCATTCTATGCAACCGCCGTCCTCTACGTGGTTGCGACGGTTATATTCTACGCCTTCTTCAGAAAATACAACAGATGA
- a CDS encoding phosphate signaling complex PhoU family protein, translating into MEFRKIQFTGRSSYIISLPKKWVREHGLGQGDVVPLSINPDGSITIFPKEPREVSERKVLTISREYSPDMAVRLVISAYIQGYDVLEINLSEEMPLYKVKIRKVLQSLPGVEIILDEPQRIVAKSLLDEEEINLAELLSRIRSLVISMLGDLELLIASPDDGEILRDINDLENELDRFYFLIIRAVNRLLSKRGVTEESGIIRRTFDLLGILFIVRNIERIGDHITRIAENPSEINVPYLKEKFGQMMAQIEERDLGRIDRLMLELKDEIRSIDYRQSIAMESYRRILEYLENIGETIINMALS; encoded by the coding sequence ATGGAGTTCAGGAAGATCCAATTTACCGGCAGGAGTTCATACATAATCTCCCTTCCAAAGAAGTGGGTCCGTGAGCACGGCCTCGGCCAGGGTGATGTTGTTCCCCTCTCTATAAACCCGGACGGTAGCATAACCATCTTTCCCAAGGAACCGAGGGAAGTGAGTGAGAGGAAGGTTCTCACGATCTCGCGCGAGTATTCCCCGGACATGGCGGTGAGGCTGGTTATCTCCGCCTACATCCAGGGCTACGACGTCCTTGAGATAAACCTCTCGGAGGAGATGCCCCTCTACAAGGTCAAGATAAGGAAGGTCCTCCAGAGCCTCCCAGGGGTCGAGATAATCCTCGACGAACCCCAGAGGATAGTGGCCAAGAGCCTCCTCGACGAGGAGGAGATAAACCTGGCCGAACTGCTCAGCAGGATACGCTCCCTTGTCATCTCCATGCTCGGCGACCTGGAGCTTCTAATAGCCTCGCCCGACGACGGAGAGATCCTCAGGGATATAAACGACCTTGAGAACGAGCTGGACAGGTTCTACTTCCTCATAATTCGGGCCGTCAACAGGCTCCTCAGCAAGCGCGGTGTCACCGAGGAGAGCGGCATAATCCGGAGAACCTTCGATCTGCTCGGCATACTCTTCATCGTCAGGAACATCGAGAGGATAGGCGACCACATCACGAGAATAGCCGAGAACCCGAGCGAGATCAACGTTCCCTACCTCAAGGAGAAGTTTGGCCAGATGATGGCTCAGATAGAGGAGCGCGACCTGGGCAGGATAGACAGACTCATGCTTGAACTCAAGGATGAGATACGCTCGATAGACTACCGCCAGTCCATAGCGATGGAAAGCTACCGCAGGATTCTGGAGTACC